A genomic window from Lineus longissimus chromosome 17, tnLinLong1.2, whole genome shotgun sequence includes:
- the LOC135501864 gene encoding TRPM8 channel-associated factor 3-like, which yields MAAWRDEILHGVESVKYHGCIPGYIIVYGDNSDAILTNETGETLIAAGGLGQGRVVVFSHNIFTKSYLKPELPKENETLLLNVRAWSTRGKDTVTVDVDGTNCFDEIPANGFLVWSGGKKDDAFLDKMADWIQNGGGLVCGTCPWGYAQVTGVAIENMPLNFVMSKLGMNYATCDDYFSTSDELSVHVNCAEFARLDKAVNLVKVGGDLCKVRKTLGNISSIPHDVYRQRVKPAIDNLKQECHCVPAKDKMAASTKEKLATTILCNLMIKDGLASEPVIAEGCKEFPGDFDEPPRLEVITVEVIGKENQYVPTGCYLPAGMEMSLSWIKDGASNASDCSVVIGAHTDELFSVKGAWRRWPKVSIKRTLESNPLKICSPFGGLVYIVSPKAPSHLTVTLSNIVPAPRFTFETAESWDLEREKPGLWSDISGDLIAFTLPSKSIRQLNNPCPTMRLWDEVVRAHMELRGCDPSLGRGQWVVTDEQPSCGYMHSGYPIVTHLDVADPTHKNGDHFLMNGDRIVNPHGNGFWGPFHELGHNFQHDSWTWAGTGEVTVNIFTLHAMDTLCKLKPWTHPWLAGHMSDVKAYLRGGADFEKWKSDPGVALTIYAQQARDFGWGPFKTVFREYEALPRSEQPKNDEDKIVQWIVRFSLATGRNLCPAFEFWGFPCTEQANGLLGDLPPYLPADETTMKMASERAAQHDVARFTRWYMFVVSHPGKISQLSPFTTKDKRNPVYVHRIALGDCKEPTS from the exons ATGGCTGCTTGGAGAGATGAGATCCTTCATGGAGTAGAGAGCGTGAAGTACCACGGGTGTATCCCCGGCTACATCATTGTCTATGGGGACAACTCTGATGCCATTCTGACAAACGAGACGGGAGAAACCTTAATAGCTGCCGGTGGGTTGGGGCAAGGTCGAGTTGTGGTCTTCTCACACAACATATTCACCAAAAGCTACCTAAAACCGGAGCTGCCGAAGGAGAATGAGACGTTGCTGCTAAACGTGAGGGCTTGGTCGACAAGAGGGAAGGATACTGTCACTGTAGATGTTGATGGGACCAATTGCTTTGATGAAATCCCAGCAAATGGCTTCCTTGTTTGGTCAGGGGGAAAGAAGGATGACGCATTCCTTGACAAGATGGCGGACTGGATACAAAATGGCGGCGGACTCGTCTGCGGGACTTGCCCCTGGGGTTATGCGCAGGTGACCGGTGTAGCCATTGAGAATATGCCTCTCAACTTCGTTATGAGTAAACTTGGCATGAATTATGCCACGTGTGATGATTATTTCAGTACGTCAGATGAACTTTCTGTTCACGTGAACTGTGCGGAGTTTGCGAGGTTAGACAAGGCAGTTAACTTAGTGAAGGTCGGTGGAGACTTGTGCAAGGTCAGAAAGACTTTGGGTAATATCTCGAGCATCCCGCACGATGTGTATCGGCAGAGAGTGAAACCAGCCATAGATAACTTAAAGCAGGAGTGTCATTGCGTACCAGCAAaggacaaaatggcagcaagTACGAAAGAGAAACTTGCGACCACGATACTGTGCAATCTTATGATAAAGGATGGTTTAGCTAGTGAGCCTGTAATAGCAGAAGGCTGCAAGGAATTTCCCGGAGATTTCGATGAGCCGCCAAGGTTAGAGGTAATCACTGTTGAAGTAATTGGTAAGGAAAACCAATATGTTCCAACTGGGTGTTACCTTCCGGCCGGCATGGAGATGTCCCTATCCTGGATAAAAGATGGTGCCAGTAACGCTAGCGACTGCTCCGTAGTCATAGGGGCCCATACTGATGAACTTTTCAGTGTTAAGGGTGCCTGGCGCCGTTGGCCTAAAGTTAGTATCAAGAGAACATTGGAAAGTAACCCACTGAAGATATGCAGTCCATTTGGTGGATTGGTTTATATCGTTAGTCCAAAGGCTCCAAGCCATCTGACGGTGACTTTAAGCAACATCGTCCCCGCTCCAAGGTTCACGTTCGAGACAGCTGAGAGTTGGGATTTGGAGAGAGAGAAGCCTGGATTATGGTCTGACATCTCTGGAGACTTGATCGCATTCACGCTGCCTTCCAAATCCATCCGACAACTGAACAACCCTTGCCCAACAATGAGACTGTGGGATGAAGTCGTCAGGGCGCATATGGAGCTTCGGGGATGTGACCCGTCCCTGGGCCGCGGCCAGTGGGTGGTGACCGATGAACAACCCAGCTGTGGATACATGCACAGTGGCTATCCCATCGTCACACATTTAGATGTGGCCGATCCCACTCAT AAAAATGGGGACCACTTTCTCATGAACGGGGACCGCATCGTGAACCCTCATGGCAACGGCTTCTGGGGACCGTTCCACGAACTCGGTCACAACTTCCAGCATGATTCCTGGACGTGGGCCGGGACTGGGGAGGTGACCGTCAATATCTTCACCCTGCACGCCATGGACACCTTGTGCAAGCTGAAACCATGGACACACCCGTGGTTAGCTGGGCACATGTCTGACGTAAAGGCATATCTCCGGGGCGGGGCTGATTTCGAGAAATGGAAGTCAGACCCCGGAGTTGCCCTCACAATATACGCCCAGCAGGCTCGGGACTTCGGCTGGGGACCTTTCAAGACGGTCTTCAGGGAGTACGAGGCGCTACCACGTTCTGAACAACCTAAGAACGACGAAGACAAGATCGTGCAGTGGATTGTGCGGTTCTCTTTGGCGACAGGCAGGAATCTTTGCCCGGCGTTCGAATTTTGGGGTTTCCCATGCACTGAGCAGGCGAACGGGCTCCTGGGAGACCTGCCGCCGTATCTTCCCGCGGATGAGACTACAATGAAAATGGCGTCGGAAAGAGCTGCA CAGCACGACGTAGCAAGATTTACAAGGTGGTACATGTTCGTTGTGTCACACCCAGGAAAGATCTCGCAGCTATCGCCGTTTACCACCAAGGACAAACGTAATCCCGTATACGTCCACCGGATTGCACTGGGCGACTGCAAGGAGCCTACAAGTTGA
- the LOC135501865 gene encoding monocarboxylate transporter 12-like has protein sequence MTLGDNKDEFHCSDTAKMAPIAPKQDTELQTLEISAEKLALEQEKELIERGVEDAAESASPFPEGGYGWVIVCASFIGHFMFPLCLSFGLFHVALQEQFGRSKGVTALVGSMTYGFAAGLGPVGGLLCSLIGHRWTCILGCLLTCSGFLLSAFTKNFVVLFFSYGILIGTGICFVLLPSTVMNQFYFQKRRSLVTGIVRSGSGLGSIVLPLFIQYLIDSYSWRGAMILLAGISLQGCVSGAAYRPNAQIERKIANESEQNKSLKEGFAASFDVFKDFRFLLSMSVTFLEGVHSVVFFVLLPDRVVGYGFSADQAAFLLFLTGIGSISGRLLGGVVLNVLKWNTILPFGFALAMMGGSHLILVLYQPLYGILIFAAVWFGFWYGVFCTIIPLYMVQVFGLQRVTFVYGWVLFSEGLGGFIGPPIGGALYDMTGIYSYSFLVTASITLIGGLLNIPIYILDRIRKKKEDGDYVL, from the exons ATGACTTTGGGAGACAACAAGGACGAGTTCCATTGTTCAGACACAGCAAAGATGGCACCAATAGCGCCCAAACAAGATACGGAACTCCAAACTCTAGAAATATCCGCCGAGAAGTTGGCGCTGGAGCAAGAGAAGGAGCTCATTGAAAGAGGCGTCGAGGATGCAGCGGAAAGTGCCAGTCCTTTTCCCGAGGGTGGATACGGCTGGGTGATCGTATGTGCTTCCTTCATTGGGCATTTCATGTTCCCCCTCTGCCTGAGTTTCGGACTTTTTCACGTGGCTCTGCAGGAGCAATTTGGAAGGAGCAAAGGGGTGACGGCCTTGGTGGGGTCTATGACATACGGGTTCGCGGCAGGTCTCG GTCCCGTCGGGGGTCTTCTGTGCAGTCTGATCGGCCATCGCTGGACCTGCATCCTCGGCTGCCTCCTCACCTGCTCCGGCTTCCTCCTCAGCGCCTTTACGAAAAACTTTGTTGTCCTCTTCTTCTCTTATGGAATCCTAATCG GCACTGGAATATGTTTCGTGCTGCTGCCCTCTACAGTTATGAATCAGTTCTACTTCCAGAAGCGTCGAAGTCTAGTGACCGGGATCGTACGTTCTGGCAGCGGTCTCGGGAGTATAGTTTTACCGTTATTTATCCAATATCTCATCGACAGTTACTCATGGAGAGGCGCCATGATCTTACTAGCTGGAATTTCGCTACAGGGCTGCGTCAGTGGCGCCGCGTATCGCCCAAATGCGCAAATAGAACGAAAAATCGCGAATGAATCAGAGCAGAATAAATCTCTCAAAGAAGGTTTTGCGGCGAGTTTTGAtgttttcaaagatttcagatTTTTATTGAGCATGTCCGTGACATTTTTAGAGGGTGTCCACTCAGTAGTATTTTTTGTTCTCCTGCCTGACCGAGTAGTAGGATACGGGTTTTCCGCAGACCAGGCAGCGTTCTTGCTCTTCCTGACAGGAATCGGTTCGATTTCTGGCCGCCTGCTGGGAGGGGTCGTGCTTAATGTCCTAAAATGGAACACTATTCTTCCATTTGGATTCGCACTGGCCATGATGGGAGGCTCGCATCTAATCCTAGTTTTATACCAACCCCTATATGGCATCCTGATTTTCGCCGCGGTCTGGTTTGGGTTCTGGTACGGCGTGTTCTGTACTATTATCCCTCTCTACATGGTGCAAGTGTTCGGACTTCAAAGAGTGACCTTCGTGTATGGCTGGGTGCTTTTTTCCGAAGGTTTGGGTGGTTTTATTGGCCCGCCGATAGGTGGCGCCCTATATGACATGACAGGGATTTACTCGTATTCCTTTCTTGTAACGGCATCAATAACTCTAATAGGTGGCTTGCTGAACATTCCTATTTACATTCTCGATCGGATTCggaagaagaaagaagatgGAGATTACGTGTTGTGA
- the LOC135501866 gene encoding uncharacterized protein LOC135501866 isoform X2 codes for MALHFWRYGLLMVALILVGFYPVSTATEKPIGVWPMSQASGRDVSGYHNHGISYDADIGMTRLWIQDTAIAVLSLSPDLITGIGGATIGGSYPRAGLLLTFEGYISCVVLYESALGSLDIQTVKRTCTAYDSGVVFSRIGPGLLPSGAALWSLNARSAAECSGECFAHPSCQSCSFSSLKTMCFLGNMVMDSSKLITSGDYKSYNFGVKL; via the exons ATGGCATTGCATTTTTGGCGATATGGATTGTTGATGGTGGCTCTTATACTAGTTGGATTCTATCCAGTGTCCACTGCCACAG AGAAACCAATAGGAGTCTGGCCAATGTCGCAAGCCAGCGGCAGGGACGTCTCTGGCTACCACAACCACG GCATATCCTACGACGCTGACATTGGCATGACGCGTCTCTGGATCCAGGACACAGCAATAGCGGTCCTGTCCCTATCGCCTGATCTCATTACTGGGATAGGCGGCGCCACGATCGGCGGAAGTTACCCACGAGCTGGACTCTTGCTGACCTTTGAAGGTTATATTTCCTGCGTGGTATTGTACGAGAGTGCATTGGGTTCGTTGGATATTCAAACAGTGAAGCGGACCTGCACAGCATACG ACAGCGGTGTCGTGTTCTCCAGAATCGGCCCCGGCCTCCTCCCGTCCGGCGCCGCCCTATGGTCCCTCAATGCCAGAAGCGCCGCGGAGTGCTCCGGCGAATGTTTCGCCCACCCGTCTTGCCAGTCTTGCAGTTTCTCCTCGCTGAAAACCATGTGCTTTCTCGGCAACATGGTGATGGATTCATCCAAACTGATAACGTCCGGGGACTATAAATCATACAACTTTGGTGTAAAGCTTTGA
- the LOC135501863 gene encoding serine/threonine-protein phosphatase 6 regulatory ankyrin repeat subunit A-like: protein MAGEIPEQDTSYSKEDVAKFGSYFRMYQFPVPLSTSVDLINACERGDVAQVLALLVRGADINARCLRYTRKPIHVAVEKGHKKVVELLIKQGALKDVCNLDGSTPLLIACQTADAGIVEMLVEQNARVNAMNKFNDRPIHLICNSGRLQGFVEKFIKRGAEVNVPDRSDSPLHISARRGYSGAADVLLKHGAKVDAVNTSGKTALHEACGRGHTSTVHALIEKGAYVTMLTDNKDKATPFYLACSSGNAKVARALIEKGVDINQCVSSGASPLDNAYKSQNKDIVEILVEKEASINQAKMTSLHIVCLLGQMENLEHYLSDEPAQFELLDGEGKTPLHIVTSQGYTEMAIKIVEAGADVNAKDNDEISCLHFAFRGHHLDIVNLLLDNGAYADIKSKNGTPLDLACEEGDVEIVEKMLRLTKERSENGLPRELLKPALERSCSNGHVNVLRLLLKHGAVIEDADAVGLVFAAAEGGHTNMLHALSSHGVKINVKDNNGNTPFHKACWSSDEAFLNKLKQFEVDVDAKNTDGQAVLHLASQHGQAQSVTALLKLGAKVDVQDNKMKTPLHIACANGREQVFKVLLENNATQSLSDESGWSPIHFAAESGSLIVIRTLLRSGSNVNERNGEGVTPIQLACLKGHFYAVCSLIEHGADVNHVDDLGRTALHVICERLFESPYVRRYVKFTDVPCDRTYVEIIEILIAAGCNVMIKDVNDITALGIIIRRLRGLPEGGACSRALFDDEVSVGLLGIFLDSAYDNDVNSVAVLSELYAKIGRQLLQKIVMSGCGSVKRADKVLLKRIIVENDNHMFRLLVETGYRIEEETLMAIAGELEGVGKPVDANFLASAFLSVKEPMTLKNACRIYIRHCLRHKPGRLSSHVECLPIPVSLKDTLAFDSC, encoded by the coding sequence ATGGCTGGAGAGATACCCGAACAAGACACTTCCTACTCAAAAGAAGACGTCGCAAAATTTGGGAGCTACTTTCGGATGTACCAGTTTCCGGTTCCGCTTTCAACATCAGTGGATCTGATCAATGCTTGCGAGAGAGGAGACGTAGCCCAGGTTCTTGCTCTTCTTGTGCGAGGTGCAGATATCAATGCGCGATGCCTCAGGTACACGCGAAAGCCTATCCACGTGGCGGTGGAAAAGGGACATAAAAAAGTAGTTGAGTTGCTCATAAAACAGGGGGCGCTCAAGGACGTCTGTAACCTTGATGGATCGACGCCATTGCTGATCGCGTGCCAGACAGCAGATGCTGGTATTGTTGAAATGCTGGTAGAACAGAACGCACGGGTAAATGCCATGAATAAATTCAACGATCGTCCGATACATCTTATCTGCAACAGCGGTAGGCTCCAAGGATTCGTAGAGAAGTTTATCAAGCGGGGAGCAGAGGTTAATGTACCCGATCGTAGCGACTCGCCGCTTCACATCAGCGCGAGGCGAGGCTACTCTGGTGCTGCAGATGTTCTGTTAAAACACGGTGCTAAGGTTGATGCTGTGAATACCAGCGGGAAGACTGCACTTCACGAGGCCTGTGGTAGGGGGCATACGAGCACTGTTCATGCGCTCATCGAGAAAGGTGCATACGTGACCATGCTCACAGACAACAAGGACAAGGCGACGCCATTTTATCTTGCCTGCTCGAGCGGAAATGCAAAAGTTGCGCGGGCACTCATTGAAAAGGGAGTGGATATAAACCAGTGCGTCAGTTCCGGAGCATCGCCACTAGATAATGCGTACAAAAGTCAAAACAAAGACATTGTAGAAATTTTAGTTGAGAAAGAGGCTTCAATAAATcaggccaaaatgacgtcattacacATTGTCTGCTTATTAGGTCAGATGGAAAACCTTGAGCATTATCTTTCGGATGAGCCTGCGCAGTTTGAACTTCTTGATGGAGAGGGGAAGACGCCGTTGCACATTGTGACGTCACAGGGGTACACTGAAATGGCCATAAAGATCGTCGAGGCGGGTGCTGACGTTAATGCTAAGGATAACGACGAAATCTCGTGCCTCCATTTTGCCTTCCGCGGCCACCATCTTGATATAGTAAATCTGTTGCTAGACAATGGGGCGTATGCTGATATCAAGTCAAAGAACGGCACCCCACTTGACTTAGCCTGCGAGGAGGGTGacgttgaaattgttgaaaagaTGCTAAGGTTGACCAAGGAGAGGTCGGAAAACGGTTTACCACGGGAGCTCCTGAAGCCTGCTCTTGAGCGCTCGTGTAGCAACGGTCACGTGAATGTGCTTCGTCTCCTGTTAAAACATGGTGCTGTCATCGAAGATGCGGATGCAGTTGGTCTGGTCTTCGCCGCAGCCGAAGGTGGCCACACAAACATGCTGCATGCACTTTCTTCTCACGGGGTCAAGATCAATGTCAAGGACAACAACGGGAACACGCCCTTCCACAAAGCTTGTTGGAGCAGCGACGAAGCATTCTTGAACAAACTGAAGCAATTTGAAGTCGACGTGGATGCGAAGAACACTGATGGACAGGCGGTCTTGCATCTGGCGTCCCAGCATGGACAAGCTCAAAGCGTCACGGCGTTGTTGAAACTCGGAGCTAAGGTAGATGTACAGGACAATAAAATGAAGACTCCTTTGCACATCGCGTGTGCAAACGGCCGGGAACAAGTTTTCAAAGTTCTGCTGGAGAACAACGCGACACAGAGTCTGTCAGACGAGAGTGGATGGTCCCCAATTCATTTCGCTGCGGAGAGTGGGAGTCTCATTGTGATCAGGACTTTGTTACGCTCAGGTAGTAATGTGAATGAGCGAAATGGTGAAGGAGTGACGCCCATCCAACTTGCCTGTCTCAAAGGGCATTTCTACGCAGTCTGCTCTCTGATTGAACATGGCGCAGACGTGAACCATGTTGATGACCTTGGAAGGACGGCGCTGCACGTGATCTGTGAGAGGCTTTTCGAGAGCCCCTACGTGCGGCGCTACGTAAAGTTCACGGACGTGCCTTGCGATCGTACATACGTTGAAATAATCGAAATTCTGATCGCAGCTGGCTGTAATGTTATGATCAAAGATGTTAACGACATCACGGCGCTTGGTATAATCATCCGGAGGCTTCGTGGTCTTCCGGAAGGTGGCGCATGTTCGCGGGCGTTGTTTGATGACGAAGTTTCCGTTGGTCTGCTTGGTATCTTCCTTGACTCGGCTTATGATAATGACGTCAACTCTGTTGCAGTTCTATCCGAACTCTACGCAAAAATCGGCCGGCAACTCCTGCAGAAAATTGTGATGTCGGGTTGTGGGAGTGTCAAGCGGGCTGATAAAGTATTGCTCAAAAGAATCATTGTTGAAAATGACAACCACATGTTTCGCCTTCTGGTCGAAACCGGCTACAGAATTGAAGAAGAAACACTGATGGCCATTGCGGGCGAATTAGAAGGCGTAGGCAAGCCTGTTGATGCAAATTTCCTCGCCAGCGCTTTTCTGTCGGTTAAAGAACCTATGACGCTGAAGAATGCCTGTAGAATCTACATCAGACATTGCCTACGTCATAAACCGGGTCGTCTGTCGTCCCACGTAGAATGTTTGCCGATCCCTGTCTCGCTAAAGGACACTCTTGCCTTCGATTCATGTTGA
- the LOC135501867 gene encoding uncharacterized protein LOC135501867, which translates to MTLSQPEGVKSWMRCLGRCLAISECSDASCRVKHTSTCVQFLERAKPSDFASLVNINGPIQQEKGTWTVMFKGSAGIGKPMYDFLTSVTKAAPMEQALSSCACNACHYKNRLFDNWKKLGIKRVKLALFKGSEQVAFVTFNGVDSTETNWFAKSRLLSSSWTDLTKTSTANFFSLAGHIDSPGNVYRRFFINRSYGGCKVDKGWMVVYDKSKEPCLAVNNVTGLPCPIVLYSKKNTATTYSAKDFGIADSVEILTSTEE; encoded by the exons ATGACCCTCTCGCAGCCCGAGGGCGTCAAGTCATGGATGCGATGCTTGGGGAGATGTCTGGCGATCTCAGAGTGTTCGGACGCCTCGTGCAGGGTGAAACACACGTCAACTTGTGTGCAGTTCTTAGAAAGGGCAAAGCCATCAGATTTTGCGTCCCTGGTGAACATCAATGGACCCATACAGCAAGAGAAGG GCACCTGGACCGTGATGTTCAAAGGCTCAGCCGGGATCGGGAAGCCCATGTACGACTTCTTGACATCAGTTACCAAGGCTGCGCCGATGGAACAAGCTCTCTCCAGCTGCGCTTGTAATGCTTGTCACTATAAGAACAGGCTGTTCGACAATTGGAAGAAACTCGGAATTAAGAGG GTAAAGCTAGCCCTCTTCAAGGGCTCGGAGCAGGTCGCCTTCGTCACGTTCAATGGCGTAGACTCCACAGAGACGAACTGGTTCGCCAAGTCAAGGTTGCTCTCCTCATCTTGGACTGATTTAACGAAAACCTCCACAGCGAACTTCTTTTCACTGGCTGGCCA CATAGATTCACCTGGTAATGTATACCGCCGATTCTTCATCAACCGTAGCTACGGAGGATGCAAGGTCGACAAGGGCTGGATGGTTGTATATGATAAATCAAAGGAACCCTGCCTTGCGGTAAACAACGTCACGGGTTTACCATGTCCTATAGTGCTCTATTCTAAGAAGAACACCGCGACTACGTACTCCGCCAAAG attttgGCATTGCCGACTCGGTCGAGATTCTAACCAGCACAGAGGAATGA
- the LOC135501866 gene encoding uncharacterized protein LOC135501866 isoform X1, with amino-acid sequence MALHFWRYGLLMVALILVGFYPVSTATEKPIGVWPMSQASGRDVSGYHNHGKPSGLVFVDGVGGLPKTAVDFNGAGRKITISKLNGMVGSSFTVGAYIRVITAPSTSVPIVSFQTPGTTASTFVFGVTPNFKLRVFFEKEDFQPIHGIEANTWTFVGISYDADIGMTRLWIQDTAIAVLSLSPDLITGIGGATIGGSYPRAGLLLTFEGYISCVVLYESALGSLDIQTVKRTCTAYDSGVVFSRIGPGLLPSGAALWSLNARSAAECSGECFAHPSCQSCSFSSLKTMCFLGNMVMDSSKLITSGDYKSYNFGVKL; translated from the exons ATGGCATTGCATTTTTGGCGATATGGATTGTTGATGGTGGCTCTTATACTAGTTGGATTCTATCCAGTGTCCACTGCCACAG AGAAACCAATAGGAGTCTGGCCAATGTCGCAAGCCAGCGGCAGGGACGTCTCTGGCTACCACAACCACGGTAAGCCCTCGGGCCTGGTCTTTGTCGACGGCGTGGGAGGCTTACCAAAAACTGCAGTAGACTTCAACGGGGCTGGAAGAAAAATAACAATATCCAAGCTAAATGGAATGGTAGGCTCCAGTTTTACCGTTGGCGCCTACATCCGGGTTATTACAGCGCCCTCCACGAGTGTCCCCATTGTTTCATTCCAAACACCTGGGACGACGGCGTCAACGTTTGTATTTGGTGTGACGCCAAATTTCAAGTTGCGTGTCTTCTTCGAGAAGGAAGACTTCCAGCCGATACACGGGATAGAGGCGAACACATGGACCTTCGTTG GCATATCCTACGACGCTGACATTGGCATGACGCGTCTCTGGATCCAGGACACAGCAATAGCGGTCCTGTCCCTATCGCCTGATCTCATTACTGGGATAGGCGGCGCCACGATCGGCGGAAGTTACCCACGAGCTGGACTCTTGCTGACCTTTGAAGGTTATATTTCCTGCGTGGTATTGTACGAGAGTGCATTGGGTTCGTTGGATATTCAAACAGTGAAGCGGACCTGCACAGCATACG ACAGCGGTGTCGTGTTCTCCAGAATCGGCCCCGGCCTCCTCCCGTCCGGCGCCGCCCTATGGTCCCTCAATGCCAGAAGCGCCGCGGAGTGCTCCGGCGAATGTTTCGCCCACCCGTCTTGCCAGTCTTGCAGTTTCTCCTCGCTGAAAACCATGTGCTTTCTCGGCAACATGGTGATGGATTCATCCAAACTGATAACGTCCGGGGACTATAAATCATACAACTTTGGTGTAAAGCTTTGA